The Pyrus communis chromosome 5, drPyrComm1.1, whole genome shotgun sequence region CCTGTTGATGCAATTTgtataaatcaaaacaaatctAAGCCAGAATCTCATTTGACAAAGGCATGTAAGGCAAGCAAATATATACCATTTAGGTGGAACATTTCTTGATATAGGTTCAAATGGAATAAAACTAGAAATATGACTAACCATCCGTTTAAGCATTGCGTTGTCACAACAGCCTCGCGTCCGACAAAGCGTTGTGGTGTCCTCTTATTCCCCTGTGACAATATCACTCCAATTATTCGATAGAACAAACAATGGAATAAGAACCAGAGCCAAGATTGGGACCTTAGTCTGCTAACCTTTATAATAACTCTGTCAGTCACAGCAAACGGAAATTGAACACCTCTACCCCTTGGAGAATCCATGAAAACTAAATCACCACAGCCACCCTTTTCCTACATGAACAAATAAAGGACTTAGTTTCGAGGTCTTGATAATATTTTCCTCAGTATTTGAAAAACCTAATGACGCAACTGTTTCTGAATCATGAAAAAGACGAACCTGGTCAaacctttctcttcttcttttggttGAGCGATAAAACTGCAACTCTTCTTCCCGTTGGAATGCCTGCACAGCAGCTCGAAGAGCTGCACATGTAAGACAAAACTGTCATACTAGAATGTTTTCTGAAACAAATAAATGTTGTATGTTTGTCATCGGACACCAATTCTTTCATCccttttatatattttgaaatagTGAGTGATTATAAATCATTAATGACAAACTTTTACTTACAAAGATTCGGAGCAATTGAGTCTTCTGAAATCGACAGAGAACAACTGTAGCAAGCTTTCTGGAAAttatggaagaaaataaaacttcAACTTGACAATCAAAACGAAACAAGAATCTGCAAGTGATAGGGCATAACTTCTTATTGGTTCACAGAATCCCACATGCATGTACCAGATATACTTTGCAGGCAATAGGTTCAAAATAGTGATCTCTCTTCACTGAGTGACAGCCACGGGAAACAGTTAATGACATGCATATATAATAACTTGTTTGCACCCGGAAGAAATGGAAGCAATCAAAGCAATGACAATACCGTGTAttatcaacaaaataataattcgACTGTGGACCGTTACTATCTTCGTTTCAAAGTTTTAATCTGAGATAGTAACTACGCATGTTGATAGATTTGATGTAGAACCATATGCACATACACAGCCAAATGACAGCAGAGAACACATGTTAGCATGGTCTAGCTTTAGAGATTGTGACAGAAGTTCACGTTCCTATGAGATTATAAAATGCACAAAGCTTGCAAGATTACACTATACTAGCAAGAAAGCAATGATGTTTTAGATATATATACATCTTTTGATGTAGGATCGCCCAAATTTCTTGAAGATAAACAGAAACGATTACATCTGTAAGAGAAAAATCTGTGTTTCACTCTGAGGCACTCACCATGCTAATAACATGCTGAATTCCACCACCTCCAAAGGAATGTCCACAAGGCAATATCACCGCGTCATCCATCAGAGATCCCCTAAAATTCAACACACGTCAAAGGACTCAGTCACCAATTCCAAAAATCGATAAATCAATTGCAAAACCAGCatatgaaaaaacaaaactcaCGTCACGGGATCAGAGAGAATGGCCCTCAAAGAGTCTCCCGACTCGCTTGAGTACATAACATCCTTTCTTCCACTAAACCCACAACCATTTTCCACAACCAAATCCTTCGGAGCAGAACCAGACCCCTCAGAGCCCTGCAAATACTGAGAGTAATACATGTCACCGTCCGGCTCGGCGACCGTGACGGCATTGTGATAATTCCCAAGCCTTCCTTGCTGAGCATTACTGTGATTATCACTGGGACTAGCCCTTGTGTTGATGTTCACTATTTGCTGCCCAGTACTATGTTCTTTCACCAACACTTGTCTACTTGATCCTACTATCAGTGTCCCACcttaaaatatacaaaaaaaaaaaaaaacaacattcgACAAAGGTTTCCAAAATTAGAAGCGAATTTATGAAACGATCAAAACTTTCCACAAAGATCTCTTCTCTTACCAAAAGAAGAATGGTGTTGTTGCTGGTGATGCTTAACTTTCCCATTTCCCATTTTGTCCTCCCCATTACTCCCATTATTACCAGCAATGCCCTTGTTTCTGCTCTCCACTCCGACAAGCCCGCCATCTCCTTCATCATCGTCTTCGTCGTCATCGTCGTCCTCATCCGATCCTTCGGCACTCGGCGTCGTATCAGCTCCGTTCGAGTTCCAGTTTCGCGGCTCGGGCTGGTCCCGCCGGTCCGGGTTCTCGCTATACATACTTCGCCGGAAGTCCGAGCTCTGTGGCGCGAAGAACCGGTCGTCGATGAAGCCGGTGAGCTCTCTGGTCTTTGGACCCGCGTCCACGACCCGGCGCTGCTGCGGAGCTCCGCAATTGAAGCGCAAGTTCTCGTCTTGGAACACGAGCGGAGAGTTGAGCCCGTTCTGGGTCCGAACCAGACCCAATTCTTCGGAGGACATGATTGGAAGCcgcaaaaaccctaatttaggGAATTGTGCATGATTTGGCGATCGAAAATTATGGGAAATTAAGAAGCTTTTGGAGGGTTTGGGGAATTAAGGTTTTAGGGAGTGTGATTTGGGTGAGAAAAAGACACTCTTGAGAGTCCTCACATGGAATTTTGGGGAAAGTGAAAAAGTGTAAGGTTTTGAGATTTTCGGGACCTCGGTTGGAAATTAAGAAAGATAAAGGACTTAAAGGCTTAAACTTTTAATTGCAATTGGGCCATGTAAAATTGGGAAATTACAGAATCATCTGAATATTTTTCAGAGATTAGAATTCTCCTGCCCGGAGAGAGTTGAACATTCGGAGCAGCTGGCCATGTGTCGAATGATTGAGGAAGATGGACAAGACAAGGAGGCCGACATACATACAAACCACACAAGTATATAAAATCCACATTGACGTTGTCGTTGACGTTGAAATGAATGAGCAAGGAAATTCTGACGCGTAACGGCGATATATTCCGTACTCTTCATCGGTTCATCCCTCTCATCACGTGAATTTAGCCAGTAAACTTTTCAacgattttcatttttcatttctttcgcTTTCCTCGTCAACGAATGTGGTAATATTGCTAGACAAAGGTGAAAAGAAATGCAATTGCTTTTTGGTGTTAATTTGTGGTTTTACTGTAGTTCTGTTTGCTGCAATTCAGCCTCAGTTTCCATGGTTAAGATGCAATGGTCATTGACTCTACAATCTCTTTGCTTTTCGACGTCGGACAATTCTTCGCATTCTCGCATTGGTTTCTCTTCATTTACGTTGGTTTCAATTTTCTGCTAAGCCTTTAGTTCGGGATCAATCCGTACATGCTGTGAAAAATGAGTACAACGCTTGTTCATTTAGAAGTTACTAGATCAAACCTGATTAACCAAATTTCTCCAATCGACGAAAATCAGAGTAGCTGAAGGCAATCTTGTGAATGAAAGTTTTCTTCAACTGCATTgccaatgtttaatttcaacaaCGTTTCTTGTTCACCTCGGTAAAGCACGTTGAGCAGAGTTTCGAGAATTCAAGCTTCTGAGCTCGAACTAACCACATTTGAAGCATTTGGTCTGACATACTTCTTAGCTTCTCTTGTTTAATTTACTTGGGATATCCTGCACTGGTTTTTCATTTAGTCACCTACTGAGGACTGAAGCTCTTATTTCTGAAGAAGAATTGCGTCCTACTTTGTTTGGGTACGCCGGTTTTTCTTCGGTACGTGTTTGCACTATATGCAAACACATTGCGATAAAAAGTGATAatgttagaccatctccaactgaatggTCCAGAGgaccagagggccgaaaatagcccgaaaccGTCACCAACCGAGTGCTAGGTCAAATGACTCATGAGTCCCACGAGACAAAAAAAAGGTCAAAGGGCCAACCGGCTGGCCCTCTTTAGCCAACCTGCTGGCTAGcccaacttttttttgttttttattttccatttgcCCAACCCACTTTAGGCTTTAgtgtttaagtttttttttgtcccggtccaccttttttttttttttttttttttttttttaatttctaatttttttttcttagaccatttttcacaatttcatactatcttacctcattttatttcgaTTCTTCACATTCCATACTATAGCCCTTTGACCAtcgattggagatggtttgTTGTCACAAGGTTATGTTTGACCTATGATCCTCTGATCCCTAGGTTAGAGATGATAAGAAATATGATCatgtactattcattaaaatattaatttatcgGAGAATCAGATGACTTAAAACGAAACATTTGACCCTgttttggttggagatgaccttaatgTTTAAAGTGGTGGTGTCAATGCTTCGAGTGGTAATATTGTGTTGGTGTATAATGCACAGTTCCGAAAAGGCAATGTACGACTCCAAGCGAGTAATGTACCACATCGACGATGTGAAAAATTGAATCATAGCATCAAACTGTTAGTGGGCATGTGTTGGTAGGTGATAGGCAGCGCCCCCACCTGCAAGGCAAGGCAACCCAACAGCAACATGCTCCCTCCAGTTCCAACTGCTGTGACACCAAAAGCCAGTTTTATGAAGGCATCATGTTGTTACCCCTCAGCAAAGCAAAAGCATGAAGAAAGCCAAATAGCCGAAAAAGCAGATTTCTTTACTCTTTTCtgtcaaatttcaataatactGCTTTTGGTTGTTCCAATAATTTTAGACtcatttgaaagtatttttaaaatgactgaaaacgttttttATAAAACTATTTCTTgaaccaatttttagtaaaaatatgaATCATAAAAATGCATAAGTTAAAAGCACTTGTAGGAGTTGTGTGCTTCTTGTATGAAGCATTTCAAAtacttttgaaactcaaaagccTTTTCTCTAAAGtactttaataatttaaaaaatacttttaaatgaACCATTTATTATTGTTCACTTTATATTTTCTCCAAAGAATAGAAGCAGCTTTTTTATACAGCTTTTCGTTTCGGTGATTTCCCCACAATTTGTAATTTGATTAGTCCTCCTAAACATTGATTAGGAGTTAATTGTGAAAGCAGAGTCTTCACCTTAACTGACTGCCCATACCAAtgcatatttttgtttatt contains the following coding sequences:
- the LOC137734865 gene encoding U-box domain-containing protein 62-like, whose amino-acid sequence is MSSEELGLVRTQNGLNSPLVFQDENLRFNCGAPQQRRVVDAGPKTRELTGFIDDRFFAPQSSDFRRSMYSENPDRRDQPEPRNWNSNGADTTPSAEGSDEDDDDDEDDDEGDGGLVGVESRNKGIAGNNGSNGEDKMGNGKVKHHQQQHHSSFGGTLIVGSSRQVLVKEHSTGQQIVNINTRASPSDNHSNAQQGRLGNYHNAVTVAEPDGDMYYSQYLQGSEGSGSAPKDLVVENGCGFSGRKDVMYSSESGDSLRAILSDPVTGSLMDDAVILPCGHSFGGGGIQHVISMKACYSCSLSISEDSIAPNLSLRAAVQAFQREEELQFYRSTKRRRERFDQEKGGCGDLVFMDSPRGRGVQFPFAVTDRVIIKGNKRTPQRFVGREAVVTTQCLNGWYVVKTLDNAESVKLQYRSLAKVSNDPTSKPMSSKMAPNWL